In the genome of Hymenobacter taeanensis, one region contains:
- the tatA gene encoding twin-arginine translocase TatA/TatE family subunit produces MNTPFFLFLGDLGGGEIMLIMVVILIFFGANKIPELARGLGKGIREFKDASREIRSEIENSGQPQQPYQQQFNQQPQQYTQPVAYQAPAPEATPVEDVTPAATPIAPPMDGGITPPVTPASERPRLDQMN; encoded by the coding sequence ATGAACACTCCATTTTTCCTTTTTCTAGGCGACCTAGGCGGTGGTGAGATTATGCTCATCATGGTGGTCATTCTGATCTTTTTTGGCGCCAACAAAATTCCGGAACTTGCTCGCGGCTTAGGCAAAGGTATCCGGGAGTTTAAGGATGCCTCCCGCGAAATTCGCAGCGAGATTGAGAATAGCGGCCAGCCTCAGCAGCCCTACCAGCAGCAGTTCAATCAGCAGCCCCAGCAATACACGCAGCCAGTGGCCTACCAGGCCCCGGCGCCAGAAGCTACTCCGGTAGAAGATGTAACGCCCGCTGCTACTCCCATAGCCCCGCCCATGGACGGCGGAATTACGCCCCCCGTGACGCCCGCTTCGGAGCGTCCCCGCCTCGATCAAATGAACTAA
- the gatA gene encoding Asp-tRNA(Asn)/Glu-tRNA(Gln) amidotransferase subunit GatA: MRRFTSLTEVRNELTAGTTTCRQLVEYYLDNIQQHNPHLNAFLEVWPEEALAQAEAVDAKLAAGTAGKLAGMVIGLKDVLAYKDHALQSSSHILDGFKSLFTGTAVQRLLDEDAILIGRQNCDEFAMGASNETSFFGPARNAIAPDRVPGGSSGGSAVAVQADMCLASIGSDTGGSVRQPAAFCGIVGFKPTYSRISRYGLIAYASSFDQIGTLTHSVEDAALLLEVMAGADNFDSTVSQREVPAYSQLLEPAPHYRIGYIRDCLERPGLNAEIKAATEQALNVFRGQGHVVEAVDFPYLDFIVPSYYILTTAEASSNLSRYDGVKFGYRAPDATDLESLYKKTRAQGFGPEVQRRILLGTFVLSADYYDAYYTKAQQVRRLIKEKTDELLREYDFLVLPTTPATAFRIGENEKDTLAMYLADIFTVQASLAGVPAISVPAGTDSQGLPIGLQILSGAFREEHLLAFAKSVTETLTPVLS, encoded by the coding sequence TTGAGACGCTTTACCTCTCTCACGGAAGTTCGTAACGAGCTGACGGCAGGCACCACGACCTGCCGTCAGCTCGTGGAGTATTATCTGGATAATATCCAGCAGCATAACCCCCATCTGAATGCCTTCCTGGAGGTATGGCCCGAAGAGGCTCTGGCTCAGGCTGAGGCGGTGGATGCCAAATTAGCAGCCGGCACTGCCGGCAAACTGGCGGGTATGGTGATTGGCTTGAAGGATGTACTGGCCTACAAGGACCATGCATTGCAGAGCAGCAGCCACATTCTGGATGGTTTCAAGTCGCTGTTCACGGGCACGGCCGTGCAACGCCTGCTCGATGAGGACGCCATTCTGATTGGGCGCCAGAACTGCGACGAGTTTGCCATGGGTGCTTCAAACGAAACCTCCTTCTTTGGACCCGCCCGCAATGCTATTGCCCCCGACCGCGTACCGGGTGGCTCTTCGGGTGGCTCTGCAGTAGCGGTGCAAGCTGATATGTGCCTGGCCTCTATCGGCTCCGACACGGGCGGCTCAGTGCGCCAGCCGGCTGCCTTCTGTGGTATTGTTGGCTTTAAGCCTACTTACTCGCGCATTTCCCGCTACGGCCTGATTGCCTACGCGTCATCATTCGACCAGATTGGTACCCTTACCCACTCGGTAGAGGATGCCGCGCTGCTGCTGGAGGTGATGGCTGGCGCTGATAACTTTGATAGCACTGTTAGCCAGCGGGAAGTGCCCGCCTACAGCCAGTTGCTGGAGCCCGCGCCGCACTACCGTATTGGCTACATCCGCGACTGTCTGGAGCGCCCAGGCTTGAATGCCGAGATCAAAGCCGCCACCGAACAAGCTCTCAACGTATTCCGGGGGCAAGGCCACGTGGTGGAAGCCGTAGATTTTCCTTACCTCGACTTTATTGTTCCGAGCTATTACATCTTGACCACCGCCGAAGCCAGCTCCAACCTGAGCCGCTACGATGGGGTGAAGTTTGGCTACCGCGCTCCTGATGCCACGGACCTGGAGTCGTTGTACAAAAAAACCCGCGCGCAAGGCTTTGGGCCAGAAGTACAGCGGCGCATTCTACTGGGCACTTTCGTACTCAGCGCCGATTACTACGATGCCTACTACACGAAGGCTCAGCAAGTGCGTCGCCTGATTAAGGAGAAGACGGACGAATTGCTGCGGGAGTATGACTTCCTGGTACTGCCTACCACACCTGCCACGGCGTTCCGCATTGGAGAGAACGAAAAAGACACCTTGGCTATGTATCTGGCTGATATCTTTACCGTTCAAGCATCTTTGGCTGGCGTGCCGGCCATCTCGGTACCAGCGGGCACAGACTCCCAGGGTCTGCCCATTGGTCTGCAAATTCTCAGCGGTGCCTTCCGGGAGGAGCACCTGCTGGCTTTTGCAAAATCTGTAACGGAGACTCTCACGCCTGTTCTGTCATAG
- a CDS encoding murein hydrolase activator EnvC family protein, with protein MRARSKPWLLLPVALLVSVLTSSTLLAQQKTKPKPRTSSGSGKTKAQLERERRATLRRIQEASKILEQTQRQKQASVGQLNALKEKLTVQQGVIRNISNELNYIENDVQQTQTQVQHTQQNLEQLKAEYARLIYIGSKTANSYNRVMFLFASESFNQFMLRLRYIRQYAEVRQAQAAQISHTQQRLSEQLTGLKEKKQEKGSLLNTQLSEKKNLLTLKTQQDQVVTKLSQQEESLRQELAARQQAVSRLDNLIALKVKEEIARAARLAARRAAAAKAAAARANNPATATRPGEAPSRASTAAAEAAENAAVERVNRVTLTPETAILASSFTENRGQLPWPVGRGFISQRFGRHNHPVLRNVVVENRGVDIQTSAGEQVRAVFDGKVLTIASVPGMNTIVMVQHGDYFTVYAKLRNVSVSEGQQIKARQPIGTVYTDPEGTSEVQFQVWHNSSNLNPENWLGRK; from the coding sequence ATGCGCGCAAGAAGTAAGCCCTGGCTGCTCCTGCCGGTAGCGCTGCTGGTTTCGGTACTGACCAGCTCCACCTTGCTGGCACAGCAAAAAACCAAGCCTAAACCCCGCACCTCCTCTGGCAGTGGCAAAACCAAGGCCCAGCTAGAGCGGGAGCGGCGTGCCACGCTACGCCGCATACAGGAGGCCAGCAAAATTCTGGAGCAAACCCAGCGGCAAAAGCAGGCATCCGTAGGCCAGTTAAACGCGCTCAAAGAAAAGCTGACTGTTCAGCAGGGTGTTATCCGCAACATCAGCAATGAGCTGAACTACATCGAAAACGACGTACAGCAGACGCAGACGCAGGTACAGCACACCCAGCAAAACCTGGAGCAGCTCAAAGCTGAGTATGCGCGCCTGATCTATATTGGCTCAAAAACGGCTAACAGCTACAACCGGGTGATGTTCCTGTTTGCCTCTGAGTCGTTCAACCAGTTCATGCTGCGCCTGCGCTACATCAGGCAGTACGCCGAGGTACGCCAGGCGCAAGCGGCGCAAATCAGCCATACGCAGCAGCGGCTGAGTGAGCAGCTAACTGGCCTGAAGGAAAAGAAACAGGAAAAAGGATCATTACTGAATACCCAGCTCTCGGAGAAGAAGAATCTCCTGACGCTCAAAACCCAGCAGGACCAGGTAGTAACCAAGCTCAGCCAGCAAGAAGAAAGCCTGCGGCAGGAGCTGGCGGCGCGTCAGCAAGCCGTTAGCCGCCTCGACAACCTTATTGCCCTGAAGGTTAAGGAGGAAATTGCCCGGGCGGCTCGGTTAGCTGCGCGGCGGGCGGCGGCGGCTAAAGCTGCCGCCGCTCGGGCTAATAACCCCGCCACGGCCACGCGCCCCGGCGAAGCACCCTCCCGAGCTAGCACTGCCGCAGCTGAGGCCGCCGAAAACGCAGCCGTTGAGCGCGTAAACCGGGTTACGCTCACGCCGGAAACGGCTATTCTGGCGTCGTCTTTTACTGAAAACCGCGGCCAGCTGCCGTGGCCTGTGGGGCGGGGCTTTATCTCTCAGCGCTTTGGGCGCCACAACCATCCCGTGCTGAGGAACGTGGTAGTGGAAAACCGCGGCGTTGATATTCAAACCAGTGCCGGTGAGCAAGTGCGCGCCGTATTCGACGGCAAAGTACTTACCATTGCGAGTGTGCCCGGCATGAATACCATTGTGATGGTGCAGCACGGCGACTATTTCACGGTGTATGCCAAGCTGCGCAACGTGAGCGTGAGCGAAGGCCAGCAAATAAAAGCCCGGCAGCCCATTGGCACCGTGTACACTGACCCCGAAGGCACCTCAGAAGTACAGTTTCAGGTGTGGCATAACAGCTCTAATCTGAACCCCGAAAACTGGTTGGGCCGCAAATAG
- a CDS encoding LysM peptidoglycan-binding domain-containing protein has translation MKKLLLRAVAPVLVGAALGHASVAQVRPQIPQNPSAQPNDSLQVTLELLPDSLVAMPAPIDSARLVWLRTPPQLQDLVGDRVSCFETDVPHAFNASVLAFVRLFTERQRSYTQRVLERENMYFPLFEKYLAKYNLPTDLKYLAVVESALIPTAKSRVGATGLWQFMGPTANDLRLRRDDWVDERMDPEKATEAACKHLRYLYGVFHDWEMVLAAYNWGAGNMQRVMRRTGKKTFWEVYPNLPAETRNYVPTFTAIMYTMKHAQDHQLHDPTLRYQRAELMDTLQLGGRAFDLTRLARACGYPDSMALARLNPELRKPWLPAGYRPYAVQLPAAVRPALSLVDRATLFDYCRPMAELPTPLAPRTIPLLGVTPVPTRSLLADGAPRESSVDTTPRFRRVRHTVRRGETVASVAERYDVTPAQVRRWNELSKSQSLASRRQLVVFVPIKQAPVPEGTAVASTAPTHPALMRAPEKVKSPLGQSSPRIAVASAPAAVAEGATVVAEKTEAPRLAKPARPIRSQASSVAATTPEADDSVPNDYVVRRGDFIEKIARERNLTVAQVMSWNHLTSEVVQPGQKLVLHPTTADQETEATPTVVVASAKPMRAAAPTEPKEAAAKMPAPPKVHLVQPGDTLYNISRRYQGVTVEKLRQLNNLKSDDVKPGQKLLVAG, from the coding sequence ATGAAGAAATTGTTGCTGCGCGCTGTTGCTCCGGTGTTGGTGGGGGCAGCCCTAGGCCATGCAAGTGTTGCCCAAGTTCGCCCTCAGATTCCCCAGAACCCCAGTGCGCAGCCCAACGATTCTTTACAAGTAACGCTGGAACTCCTCCCCGACTCCCTGGTGGCCATGCCAGCCCCCATCGACTCAGCGAGATTAGTCTGGCTTCGTACACCACCGCAACTACAAGACTTAGTAGGGGACCGGGTCAGTTGCTTCGAAACGGATGTGCCACATGCTTTTAATGCTTCAGTGCTGGCATTTGTGCGGCTCTTCACGGAGCGGCAGCGCTCTTACACGCAGCGGGTGTTGGAGCGGGAAAACATGTACTTCCCACTCTTTGAGAAATACCTCGCCAAATACAACCTACCCACAGACCTCAAGTACTTGGCCGTAGTTGAGTCGGCCCTGATTCCGACGGCCAAATCACGGGTAGGTGCCACTGGCCTATGGCAATTCATGGGCCCTACCGCTAACGACCTGCGCCTGCGTCGCGACGATTGGGTAGATGAGCGCATGGACCCTGAAAAGGCTACGGAAGCGGCTTGCAAGCACCTGCGCTATCTGTACGGTGTGTTCCATGACTGGGAGATGGTGCTAGCAGCATATAACTGGGGAGCCGGCAATATGCAGCGAGTAATGCGCCGGACGGGTAAGAAAACGTTTTGGGAGGTATATCCGAATTTGCCCGCTGAAACGCGCAACTATGTGCCCACCTTCACGGCTATCATGTACACCATGAAGCACGCCCAGGACCACCAGTTGCACGACCCCACCCTGCGCTACCAGCGGGCTGAGCTCATGGACACCCTGCAACTGGGTGGCCGGGCCTTCGACCTTACCCGCCTGGCTCGCGCCTGTGGCTACCCCGACTCTATGGCTCTGGCCCGACTTAACCCGGAACTGCGGAAGCCCTGGCTACCTGCGGGCTACCGCCCCTATGCGGTGCAGTTGCCTGCCGCCGTACGGCCGGCCTTGTCTTTGGTAGATAGAGCCACGCTCTTCGATTACTGCCGGCCAATGGCTGAATTGCCTACGCCGTTGGCGCCACGTACTATTCCGCTGCTGGGCGTAACGCCCGTACCCACCCGCAGCCTGCTGGCTGATGGTGCCCCGCGTGAAAGCAGTGTGGATACCACTCCACGCTTCCGGCGGGTACGGCACACCGTGCGCCGCGGTGAAACTGTAGCTTCGGTAGCGGAGCGATATGACGTTACTCCCGCACAGGTACGGCGGTGGAATGAACTTTCCAAAAGCCAGTCGTTGGCTTCTCGCCGGCAGCTGGTAGTGTTTGTTCCCATTAAGCAAGCTCCCGTTCCGGAAGGTACAGCAGTAGCCTCAACTGCCCCCACACACCCGGCTCTTATGCGCGCACCGGAGAAGGTGAAGTCGCCGCTAGGCCAGTCTTCTCCGCGGATAGCAGTAGCCTCGGCTCCGGCTGCCGTGGCGGAGGGGGCAACCGTTGTAGCAGAAAAGACCGAAGCACCACGGCTGGCGAAACCCGCTAGGCCTATCCGGTCGCAAGCTTCCTCTGTGGCCGCTACCACTCCCGAGGCCGATGACTCAGTTCCCAACGACTATGTAGTCCGTCGGGGCGACTTTATTGAGAAGATAGCCCGGGAGCGTAACCTAACGGTAGCCCAGGTGATGAGCTGGAATCATTTGACCTCGGAAGTGGTGCAGCCTGGCCAGAAACTGGTGCTACACCCCACCACCGCTGATCAGGAGACGGAAGCTACTCCAACGGTAGTTGTAGCATCTGCTAAGCCCATGCGTGCGGCAGCGCCCACTGAGCCCAAAGAAGCTGCCGCCAAAATGCCGGCTCCGCCTAAAGTGCACCTCGTGCAACCCGGCGACACCCTCTACAACATTTCACGGCGCTACCAGGGCGTAACCGTAGAGAAGCTTCGGCAGCTCAACAACCTGAAGTCTGACGACGTGAAACCAGGCCAGAAACTCCTGGTGGCAGGCTAG
- a CDS encoding tetratricopeptide repeat protein, giving the protein MSRTGAVFLFLLGLLVAAPVHAQQRTPQPGATPSAGKPEKSAKPKKLSRKERRALAQRADIESMQMQKRPLSEKDRELSEAFFVDGLRYLMLEDYNKALERLLKAYALNPANAAINYKIAETNLLSGNLSDATNFAQTAVKLDPKNAYYYLLLAQIYSSQKQYDQAIKVYTTLIKDVPDSGNYLFNLADLYMAQGKLNEALSTFEQAEKKFGPIDEVSFKKQQIYLKQNNLDKALQEGEALIAANPDEIRYVLAQAQMYAANSRFPDAIRVAQQALQQDPSNPQARMILADVYRQQNNPQESQKQIKLAFESPGLDIDSKVRILIDYIKQLPNPALNQPALELAEITTRTHPKEAKAFSVAGDIQTITDNKPAARTSYLKALQLDNSKFQIWQQVVLIDAELNQVDSLLLHTDQALELFPNQASLWFYNGVAYMLKKQPTKGVKALEYGRKLATDNPELLAQFDTQLGDAYHELKDFAKSDAAYEAALVFDANNAQALNNYSYYLSLRGEKLDKAKEMAGKLVKQNPDNDTYLDTYGWVLYRLKDYTGARQQFELALKTTKDATVIEHYGDVLYQLGERDKALAEWQRAQKLGGASPLIDRKIKDKKLYE; this is encoded by the coding sequence ATGAGTCGTACAGGTGCCGTATTCCTTTTTCTGCTAGGCCTGTTGGTGGCTGCGCCGGTCCATGCCCAGCAGCGTACCCCGCAGCCCGGCGCTACCCCAAGCGCTGGCAAACCAGAAAAGTCCGCCAAACCTAAAAAGCTGAGCCGCAAGGAGCGAAGAGCCCTGGCACAACGCGCCGACATTGAGTCGATGCAGATGCAAAAGCGTCCCCTCTCAGAAAAGGACCGCGAGCTAAGCGAAGCCTTTTTTGTGGATGGCCTACGCTATCTGATGCTCGAAGATTATAATAAGGCCCTTGAGCGGCTGCTGAAGGCCTATGCCCTCAACCCGGCCAATGCCGCTATCAATTACAAGATTGCGGAAACCAATCTGCTGAGCGGCAACCTCAGCGACGCTACCAACTTCGCGCAAACGGCCGTGAAGCTGGACCCCAAAAATGCGTACTACTACCTGTTGCTGGCCCAGATCTACAGCTCCCAGAAGCAGTACGACCAAGCCATTAAGGTGTATACCACCCTCATCAAAGACGTCCCCGATTCGGGTAACTACCTGTTTAACCTGGCGGACCTGTATATGGCGCAGGGCAAGCTTAATGAGGCCCTGAGCACTTTTGAGCAGGCGGAGAAGAAATTTGGGCCCATTGATGAGGTGTCGTTTAAGAAACAACAGATCTATCTCAAGCAGAACAACCTTGATAAGGCCCTGCAGGAAGGGGAAGCGTTGATTGCCGCCAACCCCGACGAAATCCGGTACGTGTTGGCCCAGGCTCAAATGTATGCCGCTAACAGCCGCTTCCCCGATGCCATTCGAGTAGCGCAGCAGGCTTTGCAGCAAGATCCCTCTAACCCGCAGGCTCGCATGATTCTGGCCGATGTGTATCGGCAGCAAAACAATCCTCAGGAATCGCAGAAGCAGATCAAGCTTGCCTTCGAAAGCCCTGGCCTAGACATTGATAGCAAGGTTCGGATTCTGATTGACTACATCAAGCAGCTCCCCAACCCTGCCCTTAACCAACCAGCCCTGGAGCTAGCGGAAATTACTACCCGCACCCACCCTAAAGAGGCCAAGGCTTTCTCAGTGGCGGGCGACATTCAGACCATTACTGATAACAAGCCCGCGGCCCGTACCAGTTACCTCAAAGCACTGCAGCTAGACAACTCCAAATTTCAGATTTGGCAACAGGTAGTGTTGATAGATGCTGAGCTCAACCAGGTTGACTCCTTGCTGCTCCACACCGATCAGGCCTTGGAGCTGTTTCCCAACCAGGCATCGTTGTGGTTTTATAATGGTGTGGCCTACATGCTCAAGAAGCAGCCCACCAAAGGAGTAAAGGCCTTGGAATACGGCCGCAAGCTGGCCACCGACAACCCCGAGCTACTGGCACAGTTTGACACTCAGTTGGGCGATGCTTACCACGAACTGAAAGACTTTGCCAAGTCAGACGCGGCCTACGAGGCAGCTTTGGTATTTGATGCCAACAATGCCCAAGCCTTGAATAACTACAGCTACTACCTTTCTTTGCGTGGTGAAAAGCTTGATAAGGCCAAAGAAATGGCCGGAAAGCTGGTCAAGCAAAACCCCGATAATGATACCTATCTGGACACTTACGGCTGGGTATTGTACCGGCTGAAAGATTACACCGGAGCCCGGCAACAGTTTGAGCTTGCGCTCAAAACTACCAAAGATGCTACCGTGATTGAACACTACGGCGACGTTCTCTACCAACTGGGTGAGCGGGACAAAGCACTGGCGGAGTGGCAACGCGCCCAGAAACTGGGGGGTGCCTCACCACTGATAGACCGCAAGATCAAAGACAAGAAACTCTATGAGTAA
- a CDS encoding GAF domain-containing DNA-binding protein, translating to MPAKTRTLSEDIAYQPLSPMAEQARLEALRAYQVLDTPPEKAFDDLVSLASYICGTPTSMVTLLDSERQWFKARVGMKADSTPLEQAFCRYAMFSDTVFEIEDATQDPRFQNNPLVTADPNIRFYAGAPLLTPEGHPLGTICAIDTVPRRLDPQQREALRILAREVVAHLELRRARMQLIYEQQKLEELLRMTNDTAGSMNVGGGQSEIFVKQEHKLVRLKTVDIRYVEALGDYVNIYVGQDRYTVYSTMKELEAKLPAKEFARIHRKYIVRLDKIVAIESDAVIVEAVRGADRASGVMPVPIGNSYKANLLSRLNLI from the coding sequence ATGCCTGCTAAAACGCGTACCCTTTCCGAGGATATAGCTTATCAACCACTGAGCCCAATGGCCGAGCAGGCCCGGCTGGAAGCTCTGCGTGCGTATCAAGTGCTGGATACCCCCCCTGAAAAGGCCTTTGATGACCTAGTTAGCCTGGCGTCTTACATATGCGGTACTCCCACCTCTATGGTAACCTTGCTTGACTCTGAGCGGCAGTGGTTTAAGGCTAGGGTGGGCATGAAGGCCGACAGCACTCCGCTTGAGCAAGCCTTCTGCCGGTATGCTATGTTCTCAGATACTGTGTTTGAGATTGAGGATGCTACGCAGGACCCTCGCTTTCAAAACAACCCCCTCGTTACCGCCGACCCCAATATTCGCTTTTACGCCGGGGCGCCGCTGCTCACTCCCGAGGGGCATCCGCTAGGCACCATCTGCGCAATTGATACCGTGCCGCGGCGGCTGGATCCGCAGCAACGAGAGGCTCTGCGCATTTTGGCTCGGGAGGTGGTGGCGCATCTGGAGTTGCGCCGTGCCCGCATGCAACTAATCTACGAACAACAAAAGCTCGAGGAGCTACTACGCATGACCAATGATACCGCCGGCTCCATGAACGTGGGAGGCGGGCAATCCGAAATCTTCGTTAAGCAAGAGCACAAGCTGGTTCGCTTAAAAACCGTTGACATCCGCTATGTGGAGGCCCTCGGTGACTATGTAAACATTTACGTGGGCCAAGACCGGTACACCGTGTACAGCACCATGAAGGAATTGGAAGCGAAACTGCCGGCTAAGGAGTTTGCTCGCATCCACCGGAAATATATTGTCCGGCTAGATAAAATAGTGGCAATTGAGTCTGATGCGGTAATTGTGGAGGCCGTTCGAGGTGCCGACCGCGCAAGCGGTGTAATGCCCGTGCCAATTGGCAACTCCTACAAAGCCAATCTGCTGAGCCGGCTCAATTTAATCTAA
- a CDS encoding Sec-independent protein translocase subunit TatA/TatB, translated as MHFATLLLGIGNFGGTELLLIGLAIILLFGAKRIPELFRGMGQGIREFKDASKEDKPEFRDRPVNPNDPTAPRN; from the coding sequence ATGCATTTCGCCACCCTTTTGCTTGGAATTGGTAACTTCGGAGGCACGGAGTTATTGCTCATTGGTCTTGCCATCATTTTGCTTTTCGGTGCCAAGCGCATTCCAGAGCTGTTCCGTGGCATGGGCCAGGGCATTCGGGAGTTTAAAGACGCCTCCAAGGAGGATAAGCCCGAATTTCGGGACCGTCCGGTTAACCCGAACGACCCTACGGCTCCTCGCAACTAA
- a CDS encoding DUF4292 domain-containing protein, translating into MSKCIPLAFLGAVLLLSGCNRKLVPTASKPASVKAPEMVKATNIDFHYLKAKGKVSIEFPGVQQTANLNVRMRKDSVIWLSASLGIEGFRAYITRDSVKVLFPLQREYYSGDYAYLSRLLNVPITFERVQAVLLGDYLPATPPGTVTPTVSTEGGTQRVQYEQAGVLVKQLIDLSKARVQQLTVQEQQTQNSLQVDYSDFQPLPPLNQPFAHATALKVQQPKGAPASVTVSYRNVDLDKERLAFPFSVPKGYARKK; encoded by the coding sequence ATGAGTAAATGTATTCCGCTAGCCTTTCTGGGCGCTGTATTGCTGCTGAGTGGCTGTAACCGTAAGCTGGTTCCTACAGCCTCTAAGCCCGCTTCAGTAAAAGCCCCAGAGATGGTGAAGGCTACAAACATTGACTTTCATTACCTCAAGGCCAAGGGTAAAGTATCCATTGAATTTCCGGGCGTTCAGCAAACGGCGAACCTTAATGTGCGCATGCGCAAAGACAGCGTCATTTGGTTGTCGGCCTCACTAGGGATTGAGGGCTTCCGGGCTTACATCACCCGCGACTCTGTGAAGGTGCTTTTTCCGCTGCAGCGCGAATACTATTCCGGCGACTACGCCTACCTCAGCCGCCTGCTGAATGTGCCTATTACGTTTGAGCGAGTGCAGGCGGTATTACTCGGCGACTATCTGCCCGCTACTCCTCCCGGTACTGTAACTCCCACCGTTAGCACCGAGGGTGGCACGCAGCGGGTGCAGTATGAACAGGCCGGGGTGCTAGTAAAGCAGCTCATTGACTTGAGCAAGGCGCGGGTACAACAGCTTACTGTGCAGGAGCAGCAAACGCAGAACAGCCTGCAGGTAGATTATTCTGATTTTCAGCCCCTGCCGCCGTTAAACCAGCCGTTTGCCCACGCTACGGCTCTAAAAGTGCAACAGCCCAAGGGCGCGCCAGCCAGCGTCACCGTATCGTACCGTAACGTAGACCTTGATAAAGAAAGGCTTGCTTTCCCCTTCTCGGTTCCCAAAGGCTATGCGCGCAAGAAGTAA